CCATCGTGGCCGCACCGGCCATGTCATCTTTCATATTATCCATGAAATTGGCGGTCTTCAAGTTCAAACCTCCCGTATCGAAAACCACTCCTTTTCCAACCAGGATAACCGGCTTTTTGTTGACCGGTTTCGGAGGATTCCATTCCATGATAGTGAAAGTCGGCGGATCAGCACTTCCTTTGTTTACAGCCAGTAGACCGCCCATTTTCAGCGCTTCGATTTTGTTTTTGTTCAGCACTTCAACCTTTATACCCACTTCTTCACCCATTTTCTGGAATTCTTTCGCCAGTACCTGGGCCGACAGGTGAGATACTGGCTCATTGACCAGCGTCCTGCAACGGATGACTGAATCGGTTAAAATGTTCATCCTGTCGATCTCCGCGTCTTTTATCAATTTGGAAAGTATACCTACCGAGGAAAGCGAATTCTCTTTCTCTTTCTTATCGCTCTTATATTTCAGAAACTGGTAGCTGCCGAGGGCAATCCCTTCCACCAGGGCAAGTGTCTCCGGGCCTTTGCCATCGACATCCACCACTACAACGCTTTTCGCTTTCAGCTCATTCAGCCTGGCTGCCAGGCTGTCGCCGGCTTTGCGGCAATTCTCCAGCCGCTTATAGCCCTCTTTTTCTTCTTTGATCAATTGAACCAGCACCCACTTGCCGAGCCTGTCAAAAACAACTGTTTCCTTTTTATGTTCAGATAAAACCTGGCTGGCATAGGCAATTTCTTCCTTGCTCAGGTATTTCAGGTCGATGTTTTTCACATCGGAGGTCAGCAGGATGATATTATCGTCAAGCGAGATTTTATTGATCTTCTTAGACATGGTTAGTAGTTTTTAAAATGAATGATAAAATTTTTCCGGTAGTTCCCTTCCTCTCCTCAACAAAACGCTTGCAAATTTCCCCCGTAGCCAGGTAAAATTTACGATTTTCAATTAATTGTGTAGACCGTCTGTTCAGCTCCTCCTGGTTGCAGATGGAAAAAGCTCCCCCGGTTTCGATCAGATCAACGGCTTCGCAGAATTTCTCATATTTTGGCCCGAATATCACCGGTTTTCCGAAAGCTGCCGCCTCCAGAATATTATGGATCCCTGCTCCAAATCCGCCACCGATGTAGGCAATTGTGGCGTACTGATATAAATGGGAGAGATAGCCGATTCCATCGACGATCAGAACATTGCAAGGTATTGCATTATCTTCTGAAAGAGCAGAAAAAACTTCCACACGACAACTTTGAACTTTGAACTTTGAACTTTGAACTGCAGCAACCAGCGTTGCCACCCACACTGCCCCCACCTCATGCGGTGCGATAATAAACTTCATCCGGTCGCCCAGGATTTCGATCAATTTAATAATCAGTTCTTCATCAGCCGGCCAGGTGCTGCCTGCGAGAAAAACAGGCTGATCCCCGACAAATTTTTCTACCAGGGGAAATGACCGGGATTTCGCAGCAATTGATGCCACCCGGTCGAAACGGGTATCACCGCTTACGGTTACCTGGTCGATACCAAAAGATCGCAATAATTCTGCTGATTGATTATCCTGGACAAAAAACCGGGTCACTTTCAGGAGCTGTTTTCTTGCCCAGCCGCCGTACCACATGAAAAAATGCTGGTTTGACCTGAAGATGGCAGAGATCACATAAACGGGGATTTTTTCCCTGTAAAGAAAATCGAGATACCGGAACCAGAACTCATATTTCACGAAAACGGCCAGCGCAGGGCGCACAAGGCGGATGAATTTCTTCGCATTCCACGGGCTGTCGAGTGGAAGGTAAAAGATGTAATCGGCCCCATCATAATTTTTCCTGATCTCATAACCGGAAGGGGAGAAAAAGGTCAAAAGAATTTTCCAGTCGGGATGCTCATTCCGGAAAGCCTCGATCACCGGCCGGCCTTGCTCAAACTCTCCCAGGGAAGCGCAGTGAAACCAGGCGAGAGCCCCCTTTGAACTTTGAACTTTGAACTTTGAACTCAGTTCCTTGAAAATCCTCTTTCTCCCACTCACCCACCTTCGTGCTTTCGGATTAAAAAGCGCCGCGACCGAGATGACATCTCCATACAGGTGAATGATAAGGTCATAGATAATCCACATCGGCTTAGGGACTTAATAATAATAAAATTCCTTCAATGTGCGCTGGCGCAGCGGGATCATCCAGGCGATCTTTGGACCGATGAGAAAGTCAAACCTTTTCCCTTCGGGTGGCGCCATCGTATCGAAATAATAATCCCTGTAGCCCTTAGTCCATCCTTCAAAAGCTTCAATTGAGAACGTGAAATTCAACAAGCGATTTTGGCCGAAATACATGAAGCCGATCGACTGGTTGAGCATTAAACCGCCGCTCAGCCTGTCGTAGCCCCTTTTATAATCACCCTTTAATTGTGGTGCGCTTGAGTTTTCCACTTCGATCCTGATCTTATGGGTGATGTATCCAAAACCGGCAGTAAAGAAAATGCCTGAATTTTTATCTGCTTTAATCAAAGGAATCAATTTCCCGAATTTGGCCCCAATAACATGTCCGCGCTCAAAGAGGGCGACGACAGCAGGTGTTCCATCACCGTTGATGACATTTCCTTCAGAAGTCATGATCCCTTTCAGGATGCTTAAACCATTTTTGACATTGCTCCCGAACAGGTAGTTATATTCAACGCCAAAAAGCCAGTTAGAAGAGGTTTTCCACATGAATCCGGGCCCGACGGTCGAATTCGACCCGAACCTTTCGGCCATATCCGCCCCCGGCCACTGGTAACCGTAGAATCCATAGAACATCGGTATGCTTACCGCGGAATCGGATTTGGCGCGCTGTGATTGTGCCTGGAATGAAAGCACCAAGAGTATTATCGGCAGTAATATCCTGAACAGGCGCATGGAATGGTTTTTTGCAAAGATAAGTTTATTTTGAGTCGGCGGTCAGCGGTCAAATCTTAACATCATCAAATCATCAAATCAACAAATCTCCAAATCTCCCAATCCCCCTATCACCCAATCATTGCACCACCTCAATCTCCGTAACCAGCCTGTTACCGTTCTCATCCACCAGCGTAATGTTATGTTTTCCTTGCGGTGGCTGCAGGCTCATCTTATGTATATCCCTTGTGAAACCAAGGTATTCGTCATCCAGGTGCCAGTAAATGATGGTTGATGGAATCTGATGGGCGGCTTCGAAGATAACTTCTCCAAGCCTGCCATTCTGCTCATGTGGTATCAATATCTTTTTATCTCCCGCCGGGTAGATGAACTGCATCAGTTTCTGCCGGTCGTCGCTGCAGCCGCTCAATAGCGGAGGCACCGGCCTGTAAAATGGATCCCTCAGCCTGTAATAGGCGCCCAGTGCCGGGGGAAGAATAAACCAAGGGGTCGGGACAATCTTTTCCGACGGATAACAATCGGCATTCACGCGGTACTGACCGGTTTCATCGAGCTGAAGCAGTCGGTGGTAAGGGCATGGCATCGATTTCAGCCCTTCAAGGCAAATGGTGACAGAATCACGCTCCGGACAATACACCGAAGGCCTGTAGCCACTTTGCCTGCAAACTTCTGTTTTCTCAAGTTCATCAAAAGGCTCCGGAAACCAATGACCGGGTGCCGGAAGCACCCTGAAAACCTCGAACATCAGGGGAGCAGCAGCTGATACACCGGTAAGTCCCGGCCGCCCTTCGCCACCGGCATTGCCGACCCAGACGCCCACAAGGTAATCCGCAGTCATCCCCACCGACCAGGCATCCCGGAAACCGAAGCTGGTGCCTGTCTTCCAGGCAATATTCCTCGAAGATGCAAAAGCCCTCCAGCCCTCTTCTTCTTCCGGGCGGTTGACATCGCACATGGCATGGAGTGTCAGCCAGGCGGCGCCGGCGGAGTAGGCCGGGGACTCCATCCCGGGGGATGGAGTCCCTTTTAAAGTACGGCCCATGTTGCTGTACATCGAGCAGACATCCCACAGGCTTGCCTCCGCCCCGCCAAGGATCAGCGAAAGGCCGTAATGGGAGGCAGGCTTATTCAGGGTGGTCATGCCAAGCTTTTTCAGTAAATCGTAGAAAGGCTGTACGCCGTACTCTTTCAGCAGGTAAACTGCCGGGATGTTCAGCGACCTGCTCAGGGCAAGCCTTGCCGGAACCGCGCCATCGTAAGTCTGGCTGAAATTCTTCGGTGAAAATCCGGAAAAATATGAAGGTACATCCGGCACCAGCATCCCTGGCAACAACTCACCGGCATCCATCATCGCGGCATAAAGAAAAGGCTTCAATATGCTGCCACTGCTGCGGGGAGCCACGATAATGTCCACATCAGGACTGTGAACGGAATCATTTTGATCGGCCGAATTTCCCAAATAAGCAAGGACTTCCCCCGAATTCAGGTCCATCACCATAATGGCAGCGTTAAAAACCTGGTTGGCCGCCAGGATGGGCTGATTCCGCCTGGCAATGGCGGAAACTTTTTCCTGCAGGCCCGCATCGATGGTGCTCATGATCTGCTCCCCGCCTTGTTGTTTTGTTAGACGAGCTACAAAGTGACGGGCATTGTTCGGTAACGGGAGAGGATCTTGCGGAAGCGGCTCATCACAAGCGAGATTGCAGGTGATCTCATCGATTCTCCCGTCCGCCATAAGTTTATTAAGCAGCCTGTTCCTCTTTTTGAGGAGCACATCCCTGTTTTTTCCCGGGTGGATGGCTGAAGGAGCATTGGGGAGCACCGCCAGCACAGCAGCTTCGGCCCAGGAGAGTTCCGATGGCGGCCGTCCGAAATAGCGCCAGGAAGCGGCGCCCAGGCCGACATTATTTCCTCCGAAAGGGGCATGCGAAGCATACATCCCGAGAATGCTGTTTTTGGAATAAGAGACCTCCAGCCTGAAGGCCAGCCATATTTCCAGCACTTTTTCCCAAACGGTGCGCGGTTTCCCTTTGCGCG
This genomic stretch from Bacteroidales bacterium harbors:
- a CDS encoding leucyl aminopeptidase is translated as MSKKINKISLDDNIILLTSDVKNIDLKYLSKEEIAYASQVLSEHKKETVVFDRLGKWVLVQLIKEEKEGYKRLENCRKAGDSLAARLNELKAKSVVVVDVDGKGPETLALVEGIALGSYQFLKYKSDKKEKENSLSSVGILSKLIKDAEIDRMNILTDSVIRCRTLVNEPVSHLSAQVLAKEFQKMGEEVGIKVEVLNKNKIEALKMGGLLAVNKGSADPPTFTIMEWNPPKPVNKKPVILVGKGVVFDTGGLNLKTANFMDNMKDDMAGAATMATVIYAIARLNLPLHVIGLMPATDNRMDANSIAPGDVIKMYDGTTVEVLNTDAEGRLILGDALSYAKKFKPELVIDAATLTGAASRAIGRYGIVAMENRAEKEMELLIECGKMVYERIAVFPFWEEYGELIKSDVADIKNIGGTDAGMITAGKFLAHFTDYPFIHLDIAGPAFIEKKDSYRTAGGTGFGVRLLVEFLEQRAKR
- a CDS encoding 3-deoxy-D-manno-octulosonic acid transferase; translated protein: MWIIYDLIIHLYGDVISVAALFNPKARRWVSGRKRIFKELSSKFKVQSSKGALAWFHCASLGEFEQGRPVIEAFRNEHPDWKILLTFFSPSGYEIRKNYDGADYIFYLPLDSPWNAKKFIRLVRPALAVFVKYEFWFRYLDFLYREKIPVYVISAIFRSNQHFFMWYGGWARKQLLKVTRFFVQDNQSAELLRSFGIDQVTVSGDTRFDRVASIAAKSRSFPLVEKFVGDQPVFLAGSTWPADEELIIKLIEILGDRMKFIIAPHEVGAVWVATLVAAVQSSKFKVQSCRVEVFSALSEDNAIPCNVLIVDGIGYLSHLYQYATIAYIGGGFGAGIHNILEAAAFGKPVIFGPKYEKFCEAVDLIETGGAFSICNQEELNRRSTQLIENRKFYLATGEICKRFVEERKGTTGKILSFILKTTNHV
- the pbpC gene encoding penicillin-binding protein 1C, producing the protein MQTLRVVGLKWSGKRLTWIVTIVALLVIFWLSLPSPLFDDPYATVVYDRHGRLLGARIAGDGQWRFPPADSVPDKFTTCLLRFEDRHFYRHPGFNPVSLGRALWQNIRAGKVVSGGSTLTMQTIRLSRKGKPRTVWEKVLEIWLAFRLEVSYSKNSILGMYASHAPFGGNNVGLGAASWRYFGRPPSELSWAEAAVLAVLPNAPSAIHPGKNRDVLLKKRNRLLNKLMADGRIDEITCNLACDEPLPQDPLPLPNNARHFVARLTKQQGGEQIMSTIDAGLQEKVSAIARRNQPILAANQVFNAAIMVMDLNSGEVLAYLGNSADQNDSVHSPDVDIIVAPRSSGSILKPFLYAAMMDAGELLPGMLVPDVPSYFSGFSPKNFSQTYDGAVPARLALSRSLNIPAVYLLKEYGVQPFYDLLKKLGMTTLNKPASHYGLSLILGGAEASLWDVCSMYSNMGRTLKGTPSPGMESPAYSAGAAWLTLHAMCDVNRPEEEEGWRAFASSRNIAWKTGTSFGFRDAWSVGMTADYLVGVWVGNAGGEGRPGLTGVSAAAPLMFEVFRVLPAPGHWFPEPFDELEKTEVCRQSGYRPSVYCPERDSVTICLEGLKSMPCPYHRLLQLDETGQYRVNADCYPSEKIVPTPWFILPPALGAYYRLRDPFYRPVPPLLSGCSDDRQKLMQFIYPAGDKKILIPHEQNGRLGEVIFEAAHQIPSTIIYWHLDDEYLGFTRDIHKMSLQPPQGKHNITLVDENGNRLVTEIEVVQ